A stretch of the Glutamicibacter sp. JL.03c genome encodes the following:
- a CDS encoding maltokinase N-terminal cap-like domain-containing protein — protein sequence MGIVYNTSMSPSKDELVSAWLPQQDFYTGKGTPRLQHIGGFRLEDPEGKVGMELRIYADHSDTSDVVYHVPLTYREARLPGGDKHLIGTSEHAILGERFIYDAAGDPVFIAQARQLLAGNTTAQHHSESFTDEPRVKVKGHTAGKDAVIIRKPVVTASAGDGVIGYWENALGQELTGLVLRTA from the coding sequence ATGGGAATTGTCTACAACACCAGTATGTCGCCAAGCAAGGACGAGTTGGTATCTGCGTGGTTGCCCCAGCAGGACTTCTATACCGGTAAAGGCACCCCAAGGCTCCAGCACATCGGCGGCTTCCGCTTGGAGGACCCCGAAGGCAAAGTCGGCATGGAACTGCGCATCTACGCCGACCACTCGGACACCTCGGATGTGGTGTACCACGTGCCACTGACCTACCGCGAGGCCCGGCTGCCCGGCGGCGACAAGCACCTGATCGGAACCAGCGAGCATGCCATCTTGGGCGAGCGCTTCATCTACGACGCCGCCGGGGACCCGGTATTCATCGCCCAAGCCCGCCAACTGCTGGCCGGGAACACCACGGCGCAGCATCATTCCGAGTCCTTCACCGACGAGCCGCGGGTCAAGGTCAAAGGCCACACCGCTGGCAAGGATGCGGTGATTATCCGCAAGCCCGTTGTGACTGCCTCCGCAGGTGACGGGGTCATCGGCTACTGGGAAAACGCGCTGGGCCAGGAATTGACCGGTTTGGTATTGCGCACAGCATAA
- the gatC gene encoding Asp-tRNA(Asn)/Glu-tRNA(Gln) amidotransferase subunit GatC yields the protein MSAISREDVVHLAHLAHIEMSGAELDKMTGELDAIVGAIASVSEVASSDVPATSHPIPLTNVLREDTVGQTLSIDEVLLNAPDSDSDRFKVPAILDGE from the coding sequence ATGTCTGCCATCAGCCGTGAGGACGTTGTGCATCTGGCACACCTTGCCCACATCGAGATGAGCGGCGCAGAGCTGGACAAGATGACCGGTGAGCTCGACGCAATCGTCGGTGCCATCGCGTCCGTCAGCGAAGTCGCCTCCTCCGACGTCCCAGCCACCAGCCACCCGATCCCGCTGACCAATGTGTTGCGCGAAGACACGGTGGGGCAGACGCTGAGCATCGACGAAGTCCTGCTCAACGCCCCGGATTCGGATTCGGACCGCTTCAAGGTCCCGGCAATTCTGGACGGTGAATAA
- the gatA gene encoding Asp-tRNA(Asn)/Glu-tRNA(Gln) amidotransferase subunit GatA yields the protein MNELIKLSGTELAAKLRAGEVTSVEAVQAHLDRIAEVDGALNAFLHVNAEEALAVAAEVDAIRAAGGAEAEALHPLAGVPIAIKDLIVTKGQPTTAASKMLEGWMSPYDATVIEKIRAAKLPMLGKTNLDEFAMGSSTEHSAYGVTRNPWNLNRIPGGSGGGSAAAVAAYEAPLALGTDTGGSIRQPGAVTGTVGVKPTYGAVSRYGAIAMASSLDQIGPVSRTVLDSAYLQELIGGHDPKDSTSLPQDLEGLVAAAEAGATGDLKGLRVGVIKELTGEGYQEGVQARFNESLELLKAAGAEIVEVSCPNFKYALGAYYLIMPSEVSSNLAKFDGVRYGNRVLPEEGPLTIERVMGATRAAGFGDEVKRRIILGTYALSAGYYDAYYGSAQKVRTLIQRDFDAAFEQADVLVSPTAPTVAFELGANDNDPLAMYLNDVATIPANLAGVPGITVPGGLSENLPVGIQFLAPAFEDARLYRAGAALETLLEKQWGQSLISQAPAIDTASIAQEA from the coding sequence ATGAACGAACTGATCAAGCTTTCCGGCACCGAACTGGCCGCCAAGCTGCGCGCCGGCGAAGTTACCTCGGTTGAAGCCGTCCAGGCGCACCTGGACCGCATCGCCGAGGTGGACGGCGCACTGAATGCCTTCTTGCACGTGAACGCGGAAGAAGCCCTGGCAGTAGCCGCAGAAGTTGACGCCATCCGTGCCGCCGGTGGCGCCGAAGCCGAAGCGCTGCATCCGCTGGCCGGCGTGCCCATCGCGATCAAGGACCTGATCGTCACCAAGGGCCAGCCAACCACCGCGGCATCGAAGATGCTCGAAGGGTGGATGAGCCCGTACGACGCCACCGTGATCGAAAAGATCCGTGCTGCCAAGCTGCCAATGCTGGGCAAGACCAACCTCGATGAATTCGCCATGGGTTCCTCCACCGAGCACTCCGCCTACGGCGTGACCCGCAACCCGTGGAACCTGAACCGCATTCCCGGCGGTTCCGGCGGCGGCTCGGCTGCTGCCGTGGCAGCATACGAAGCTCCGCTGGCACTGGGCACCGACACCGGTGGATCCATCCGCCAGCCAGGTGCGGTCACCGGCACCGTGGGCGTGAAGCCGACCTACGGTGCGGTCTCGCGCTACGGCGCGATCGCCATGGCCTCCTCGCTGGACCAGATCGGCCCGGTCTCCCGCACCGTGCTGGACTCGGCCTACCTGCAGGAACTGATCGGCGGGCACGATCCAAAGGATTCCACCTCGTTGCCACAGGACCTAGAAGGCCTGGTTGCCGCTGCTGAAGCCGGTGCCACCGGGGACCTGAAGGGCCTGCGCGTTGGCGTCATCAAGGAACTGACTGGCGAGGGCTACCAAGAGGGCGTCCAGGCGCGCTTCAACGAGTCGCTGGAATTGCTCAAGGCCGCCGGCGCTGAAATCGTCGAGGTATCCTGCCCGAACTTCAAGTACGCGCTGGGCGCCTACTACCTGATCATGCCATCGGAGGTCTCCTCCAACCTGGCCAAGTTCGACGGTGTGCGCTACGGCAACCGCGTGCTGCCAGAAGAGGGCCCGCTGACCATCGAGCGCGTCATGGGTGCTACCCGTGCCGCCGGGTTCGGTGACGAGGTCAAGCGCCGCATCATCCTGGGCACCTACGCCCTGAGCGCCGGCTACTACGACGCCTACTACGGTTCGGCCCAGAAGGTCCGCACCCTGATCCAGCGCGACTTCGACGCCGCGTTCGAGCAGGCAGACGTGCTGGTTTCGCCCACCGCGCCAACCGTGGCTTTCGAGCTGGGCGCGAACGACAACGACCCGCTGGCCATGTACCTCAACGACGTGGCCACCATCCCGGCCAACCTCGCTGGCGTCCCGGGCATCACCGTGCCTGGCGGCCTGTCCGAGAACCTGCCGGTGGGCATCCAGTTCCTGGCTCCGGCGTTCGAGGACGCCCGCCTGTACCGTGCCGGCGCCGCCCTGGAAACCCTGCTGGAAAAGCAGTGGGGCCAGTCGCTGATCTCGCAGGCACCAGCCATTGACACCGCTTCGATCGCGCAGGAGGCCTAG